In Brachyhypopomus gauderio isolate BG-103 chromosome 2, BGAUD_0.2, whole genome shotgun sequence, the DNA window acttaatttgtgtccattttacaggccgcccggtaacaacttacgttcgctaaccccgccccccctccccgtcaacaattaatgttcgccaccccccaacCTTTTCTTTCAGTCAGATTTCCTCCCATCTCAACAAAGTCCAATACTACACTGGATTACCTGATGCTGCCACAGTATTTTTTTTGGAAGCACTTCTTTCTAGATTTGAGCTACAGTATCATTCTGATTGGACTGTCCAAATTATGCCCCTTATTGATCAGTTACTCCTTACTTTGATGAAGCttaaattgaattgtggccatgTAGACCTTGCAACAAGGTTTAATTGTAGCACAGCAACTGTAACTAACATCTTTACCACCATCATCTGTGCTCTGTATGATATTTTGTATGTCGGTCTACTTGAAAACATCCCCTCCACGGCCAAGAATCAGACTTCGCTGCCAGACTGCTTCCGACCTTTTCCTAACTGTAGAATAGTCCTTGACTGCACAGAGGTTGCTGTCTCCAACACAGAGAGGCTTGACACACAGTGTCATTTGTACAGCCACTACAAAGGACGGACCACGCTAAAGGCACTAATTGGTGTGGCTCCCAATGGTGTGATTACTTTTGCCAGTAACCTGTACGGTGGGAGCGCCTCAGACAAGTCAATAACAGCTGACAGTGGACTTCTCCAACATCTACAAGCAGGTGATCTGGTTATTGCAGACAAGGGCTTCACAATTCGGGACATTTTGCCAGAGGGAGTTCTTCTTAACACCCCGTCTTTCTTGCTCAACGGACAGTTTACACAGGAGGAAGTGAACAATAACAGACTTCTCCTGTGCAAGTGTGACCCTTGTTAAGGTGAGCTGTAAGCTCGACTACGCCACCTGGGGAGTTTCACCCCAGGAAATATAACCCAAAAGCACACAGGTTCATTTAAAGAAAAGGGCAGAGACGTGAAATTTGGTTCAGTGTACAACTTTTTACTTAAAGGTAAAATTGGAAATAACATTAAAATGCACAGCTTTATTAATAACTTGGTTTTAAGAAAATCACAATTTAGAATAAAGTAAAAATTGTTAAAATACCAACACAGGGGTACTGGCAGTGCTAGGTCTCATTGTAGTATTATCATACATATACTTAAAACTGGCTTCAGACCTTCAATGATTATCCTGGTAacgactgtaccacacacacacatacacacagctttCAAAAACCTCAAAAGGTGATGACTCCAACCACAGCAGACCAAAGTGTAAAGGTGAAAGATTATCCCCGAAGGGTAACCAGCCATCCAGGAAACACCCGTGCACAGAAGTATTCTGACGAACAGATAAAAGACATGAATGATTAATACACTATTATAACCTTAAAACTCACTGCAGCCAGTAtccctaatgttaatttaaaaAAGAGAGATCAAGTTCACATAGAACGAAGAAAAGAAATCTAATACCGCTCAGGGGTTAATTCAAAAGAAACAAAATCAAGAGAACTAAACTAAATAAACGGAAGAATCACAAAAAGTTTAATTAtaatcaaataaacaaaataactgAAACATTATAACGCTGATTTAACCCCCACAAAAACAACCAAGGCAAAACAGCAGAAGACTAGGGGAGGCTCTGCTCAGCGCCACCTAGGCCCTTCCCGTGGCGACACTCCAGAACTCCTaattaaaaacaacattttaaGTAAATTAAAAATAAGCTATATttaaacaagtgatatgaaaaaCCACATCTACTGAGCCCACATACCTTCAAGCTTGATTTACCATTACATAGGACCCCTTGCTCCAATTGCAATGCTTCCAGTGTCTGAGATAATAAAACCAGGATTCCCGTGCCTTACGACGCGGTTTTCTAAGCACACCCGTTTTCAAGCACGCCAAGGGATATACCTAAACATGACGTAACTCGCTGTAAGTTGTACATCCTATAATGGTTAAACCCCAAACAAATAGGTGGAAAGTAACTCCAAATGCCTACCTTTCAGCCAGTAGCACTCACATCAATGTAACCGGTCACTTTATACGCGACGTTCCACGTTTAGGCTGCAGCTAACGGCTAGCAGCGTGGTGCGACAACAGAGGGAGGACGCCTGCTTTCCGGCAGAATCCCCTATACATTAATGGGTTCGCGTCACTTTAAAAGCACATTAAACATATACAAGGCACGGAAACGACAGACATACCTTAGCACACCGTCTCAGCAGCAAGTCCCGCAGTAACACGGCCCAAATAATAAGGGAAGCACGAGCTTAGCCCAAAGCGTGCtcactgtgtatatatactggtGCTAAATGACCAAACAACCCGCGCaacacagaggggaggggggaagcCACTCCCTAACTACGGTGGCTGCCCAAGCCCAGAAACCACTAGGCAGCCCTGTGACAGCTCTGCCTGTTACACAAGGATACATGTGGAGCGGTCTATTCAGAGGCTGaaactgttttgcattttggacCACATCCCTTACCAGTACAGGAAAAATATTAACAAGATActgaaagtatgtgtgtgtcttacaaatTTGCAAACCCCAATTCTCCGTGAAATTCAATGAAATATCTGATGTATGTAAATCAGTTAGCAGGACAGTGGCAAATTAAAACatgtttacaattattgtgACTGAAGAATGATTTATACAACTTTGCAGAAAACctttattaaaaaagtaaaaccagattaaaatgtttgtcttttttacaTTCAGGAACATGTTAGTGTTGTGATGTGCTACAACCTAATTCACCATAACTCAATCTGCACTTGTAATGCATTGAACAATATGTAATCGCTTTATCCCAGTCAAAATACTCAATGTAGTGCAATTGTGCTGTTTCTGGTAATGTGAAGGGCATATTAGAGTACAAAATACAGAAGTCATACCTGAGGCGGTTCAGAACTCAAAATCCACCCCATTCCAGTAAAACGCCCAAGCTGTGACAAAGATGCCAGGGCCCATTCCTTGTCATGTTGTGTGACAGGTCTTTTGATTCCAGCTTAAATAAAATGGAGTAACATTAGTAATTATGACTTATTTTATTACACACCTTTAATtgtagatttgtaaaacatGCAATATACACTATAgtctctctctagtctgctcTAAAATAGATTAACAAATTGTGAGAGTTTATCAGAACTATTCAATTAATAAAAGTTAATCTCACAAAATTCAATGGCTTTGAAATTACATGGTTCAGGTGTGTTGCCAGCAGGCTGAATGTGAGGGGCTGAATGTCCTCCAGGACCAGGTTTGGAAACCGCAACTTAAAACTGCATAGCGTTAAGCTAATAAACTATGCAACATTGACATCAATTGCAAATTATTTACTAACCTCGTGATGTGGATGGGGCCATCTCAGATACTCTCTTGGCTGCAATTTCGTCCGTTTTCGGTGTCTTCGCCCTTTTCCACACGCATTCCACATCGGTGCGGGACACGTTTTTCTCCACCCAAATCAACAAGGCTGCCATATGATGGCACTTGTCTTTACCGATTGGGCAAACGCAGCTGCTGTACCTCACTGCCTGACCCTCAACGTGTACCTGTATTAAACGTTATTTGACCCATACTCACTTCAGTCACCACACCTCAACCTCAATTCACCTCAACTCACCTCAACCTCGTAAATCGTCTTTTTCATGGACGCCTGGACTCTACCCCTAAATATACCACCTGGGAGAACAGATACACTTAGTACTCTATTGGAGTTGAAAGAGTTTAGACCTTTTTTAACCCACAATGGTGCCTCACTAAAGAACGAAGTTATCGTAAACAGGTTTACAGGCTCCGCCATCCTTGTTTGTTTGGACCCGGAAGCGGCTGAAACGTCACGCGTGTCGTCACACTTAACAAGCGGATATGTGggatccagactcctcccctttctgttttcttcttttgtggtgtttccccccaagtataaatagcgaccacccatcttaactccccccttttcattttaatatcgtgggagaggtatgtcactatttgttatccacccattttatttcagttatggtggtgatggggaaatgttttacaaatctgttatttgtgcttcactcacttttcttctattatgtttttagagtgctggagtgagtttgtcagcactgTTCAATGCACTTGTTATGTATCAACAGGTATGTGCAGCAAGGCATGCGCGTTGCGCGCGCGTgccccttttcattttaatatcgtgggagagagtgctggagtgagtttgtcagcactgTTCAATGCACTTGTTATGTATCAACAGGAGTGGCTGATCGAATAAAAAGAAGATCGCCCTACAAAGATTGCATGTGGCACATAATTTTTAcacaacgcagaaacacaccggtcacacTTGGTGCCGTTCGACCCTCCACTTCGCAGACCTGCGTTCATCAGTTGGCGCGGACTGCTGCACCCCACCTGTCATCGCGGGCCGCACTTCTGGATCTTCCCTGCTGCTCTAGCTGCTGCTAGCCGTGCCTTTGGACAGTGTTGCATTCATcaggttttatttttctttctcttttcttttctcaaAGTTAGCGATCGCGCGGTTTGTTGCTGATATCGCAAGCGAGTGATTATccgttatttttgaatgtataTGTCCCGGTATATGTTATATTGATGGTCGTTGGTCCGACGAAAGTTTTATGTTTGATTtggatttttataattttttttccttcGTGTGTCGCATGCTATATTTGAGCgggaagtttgttttttttctctttctccttctctccctcgcgACTGTACAGTACTCTAGCTTCACTCCTTTTAGCGCCATTTTGAGTTAGCCCGTTTCGCttgctgttaaaaaaaaaaaaacgactgCCGTTACTATGGCTGAACAGAATTTTAAGGAGCCTTCGGATGCACTTGGTTTGGGAAGGGGTaggaaattattttcttttggtAGGGGCAGACCAGTAGCCGATAGCGAATATGAACACGATATTCACCATCCGGATATACCGACGTCGGACCCAGTGGCTAGTTCCACCCCTATTGTTAATACACGGACTCGGCCCACCCAGGTTATTTCGACTGAGGCGTTTAGCAGTATGATCGCAGATCTAGCTAAGGACATTGGCGAGAATGTGGCTGCGAGTCTTGCCGCCATTGGCCTCCCTAGCCCTCCCACACAGAGGACTGCGAGCAGCCAATCAGGCCCTTCTGATCCATCCCAGTTGAAGATTGTGGTCCAATCAGAAAC includes these proteins:
- the LOC143508965 gene encoding uncharacterized protein LOC143508965, translating into MLPDIQISSHLNKVQYYTGLPDAATVFFLEALLSRFELQYHSDWTVQIMPLIDQLLLTLMKLKLNCGHVDLATRFNCSTATVTNIFTTIICALYDILYVGLLENIPSTAKNQTSLPDCFRPFPNCRIVLDCTEVAVSNTERLDTQCHLYSHYKGRTTLKALIGVAPNGVITFASNLYGGSASDKSITADSGLLQHLQAGDLVIADKGFTIRDILPEGVLLNTPSFLLNGQFTQEEVNNNRLLLCKCDPC